CGACCATTGCATCCGAGCGCTGACTGGTCGCAAATTCGCCGCCGCTGTTGGCATTGGAGGTGAGGAAGTAACGGGTTACCCCGTCAATGACCTGCTGAGGCACCTGGGTTCCGGCAGGATTATCGAAGAACACAGGTACGCCGCCGCGGTCAGATGGGCGGTGCAGCGAAGGGAACTGGCTTCGAGCCTTGGTAACATCGAATGACATGGCAGTACTCCTAGTCTGTAAGTGATTTAGCGCTGATCCAGGCTTCAGGGGTTGTCCCGATAACGGACTTCAACGGCTTTGTTCTTCGGCGAGCCAGATAATGCCATTTCCCGGCAACAATAGAGACAAGTTGGTCATCACGGGTTCTTCGGACAGCAGATCGACGACGGCAGCCGGTACGTGCCATGCCGCCCCAATCGACTCCCAGGTCACGACTTGCGGGTATTCGCTGAAGTTAGCCAGCACCAGCGCCTTGTCGTTGCGCACAAAGCCAAGAACGTGGCCATTCCTCGTGTCGAAGAAGCGGGTAGACCGGTCATCGAAGACATCGTGCGACTTACGGATGTGGATCATCCGGTTCAAACCGGCGAAAACGCGGCCATGGGGCGAAGCCGGATCAGCGATGGCTTCCTCCAGGCGCGCCCAGTTGAACTTCGGGCGGTGCACCCACCGCTCATCGTTCTCTTTGTGCGGATCCTTCACGTAATCGTAGTCATTGATCTGGGCGATTTCGTCACCGACGTAGAGGAGCGGCAGGCCGCCAGCAGCAAGGATCACCCCGTGGAGCATGAGCGTGCGTTTTACGCCCGCATCGATCCAGGACGGATCACCGCGCTTGAGGCCAACCTCAAGTCCTGCCAGCGATGCGGCGGTACCACAGATGCGCATATCGAGCGTCTGCGGGTTGAAATTGAAGCGCAGGCCGGCAGCAAACGTGCTTTCATGCTGACCAGTGTAGAACTTGTTGAGGAACTGGCGGTGATCGAAGCCGTTAACGCCCAGATCGCGGGCGTCTTCGTCGGCAAACGACCAGCCGATGTCGTCATGCACACGGATATAGTTGACCCACGATGCGCCCTCGGACAAGGTGAAACGCTTTTCCATGGCATGGCGCAGCAGCTTGACTTCGCGCGTCGCGAGCGATTCCCAAAGGAGCGCCATGAAGGTCGGGTTATAGCTGATTTGCGATTCGCCGAGGCTGATGTAACTGGCAACGTCGTCGGGATGGACAATCGCCTCACTTTTGAAGATCAGCGCTGGCGCGGCGATGCGAGCGAGCGCGTTGTAGGCCTGGATGATGGTGTGGACCTGGGGCAGGTTCTCGCAAGTGGTTCCGAGCTGCTTCCAGACGAAGGCGACTGCGTCCAAGCGGAGTACCT
The nucleotide sequence above comes from Candidatus Flexicrinis proximus. Encoded proteins:
- a CDS encoding amylosucrase translates to MLMFDTDRETRLTLGRLLPHVRAALTETDYAILGPRLQEHFPNLFRLLLKLYGTHYDFYYHFERILLTAVEAFKLRAQPLRELDERRIRDPFWYKSHTAVGGVLYVDLFNGTLAGVREKIPYLRRLGLTYIHLMPLFECPATNSDGGYAISDFRTVNPALGSMDDLRELADALRAEGISLTLDFVFNHTSDEHEWAVKARAGDDRYQTFYHIFPDRTQPDQYQPMLRDIFPEQSPGAFTYLPDVDKWVWTTFNSFQWDLNYKNPDLFGAMLGEMLFLANQGVEVLRLDAVAFVWKQLGTTCENLPQVHTIIQAYNALARIAAPALIFKSEAIVHPDDVASYISLGESQISYNPTFMALLWESLATREVKLLRHAMEKRFTLSEGASWVNYIRVHDDIGWSFADEDARDLGVNGFDHRQFLNKFYTGQHESTFAAGLRFNFNPQTLDMRICGTAASLAGLEVGLKRGDPSWIDAGVKRTLMLHGVILAAGGLPLLYVGDEIAQINDYDYVKDPHKENDERWVHRPKFNWARLEEAIADPASPHGRVFAGLNRMIHIRKSHDVFDDRSTRFFDTRNGHVLGFVRNDKALVLANFSEYPQVVTWESIGAAWHVPAAVVDLLSEEPVMTNLSLLLPGNGIIWLAEEQSR